GAACCCCCTCGGCATCAACGGCTACTACCTCGTCTCCAAGGGCGAGAAGACCCCGTACCGGCTGAAGCTGCGCTCCGCCTCGTACAACAACATCCAGGCACTGTCGGTGCTGCTGCCCGGCCAGCTGGTCGCGGACATGGTGGCGATCCTGGGCTCGCTGTTCTTCGTCGTGGGCGATATCGACAAGTGACAAGTCGCGGGAACTCCCGCGATGGCGCGGGAGTTTTCTGCTTAGGGTGCGGGGATGACCCCTGGCGTATACGACGGCTACCTGCGGCGGCTCGGCTTCCCGCGGCCGCCCGAGCCCACTGTGGAGGCGCTCTTCGCGCTCCAGCGCGCCCACCTCGAGCGCATCCCGTACGAGAACCTCGACATCCAGCTCGGCCGGCCGCCCGGCATCGACCCCGAGCTGTCCGCACGCCGCTTCGCGGCCGGGCGCGGCGGGTACTGCTTCCACCTCAACGGCGCCTTCGCGCTGCTCCTGGAGACCCTCGGCTTCGAGGTGACCCGGCACCTCGCGGGTGTCCTCGGGGCGTCGGAGCGCGAGCGCCGCGACGTCAGCGGCGACCACCTCGCGCTGACCGTCCGGGTCGGCGCGGAGGAGTACTTCGTCGACGCCGGGCTCGGCGACGGCCCGTACGAGCCGCTGCCGCTGCGCGCCGGCATGCACCGGCAGGGGGAGTTCACGTACGGGCTGGGCCCGCTGGAGGGGGACGCAAGCGGCTGGAGGTACGTCAACGAGGCGAGCCCCTGCCCGGCGGTCAACATCCTCTCGGCGCCGGCGACGACGGCCGATTTCGAGGCCACGCACGTACGGCTGTCGACCCAGCCGGACTCCGGCTTCGTACGGACCCTCGCGCTGCTGCGGCGCGACGCGCACGGGGTCGACACGCTGCGGGGGCGGGTGCTGAGCCGCATCGATCCCGTGAAGGGGACGAACGAGCGGGTCCTGGACACGCCCGGGGAGTTCTGGGCGGTGGTGGGCGGGCTCTTCGAGCGGCAGCTCGACGATCTGACGCCGGCGGACCGGGCGACGCTGTGGGACCGGGTGTGCGCGGCCCACGAGACGTGGCTGGCCGACCGGGCTCAGGCGGGCAGGGCCGCCGAGGGGGCCGGGTCCGGGAGCTGACGGCGGTGGCGATGTCGGTGCGGGAGTGCAGACTTGGGGCATGTCCCACTCCCCCAGACGGGCCTGCCCCGCATGCGGGCGCGACTGCGCCGTGACCGCCGGCCGGATCGCCCGCCACGACCCTCCCGCCGGGCGGGGCCGCGGCGACCTGGTGTCCTGCCCCGGATCCCGGGCGCGGGTGGTGCTCGGGGCGTCCGCGCCGACCTTGGACGGTTTCGTCCTGGCGGAACTGCCGGGGCAGCTGCCGCTGTTCTGAACGCACGGCCCGGCCTGAGTACGGCGGTCCGCCGATCTGAGTACCCGCCCGGATCCCCGCTACCGGCGGCGGCGCCAGGATGGCGGCATGTCCTGGAACCCGGAGCCCGCCCTCCTCGCCCCCGAATCGCCGGCCGACGCCGCCTCCCGGCGCATCCGCAGGAACGCGGGGATCACCGCCCTCCTGTTCCTGCCCGCCCTGGTGGCCGCGAAGCTCTTCGTGCTGTCCACGGAGGTCGGCACCTACTGCCTGATGGAGGGCGGCTGCCGGCCGTTCCCCGAGGAGGTCTTCCTCGCGCTGCTCGCCGCCGTCGTGGTGTCCCTCGTGGCGGCGCAGGCCGCGCCCCGCAGGTTCCGGAAGGGCGCTTTCGCGGCCCAGTCGGCCCTGGAGACCCTGGCCGTGCTCATGGTCCTGGCCTACCCCTGAGCCCCGCAGGAGGGCCGGCTGGAGACGGCCTAGGAGATGGCCGTGCGCAGCCGGACGACGTCGATCGGCTCGGTCTCGTCGTGCGCCGTCAGGTCGATGACCTGGCCCACCGCGCGCTGCTCGGGCGTGGCCGGCTTGAAGCCCTGCTCCTTGACCGGCGGCTCGGCGGCGGCCCGGGCCGACTCCGCCTTGTGGACCGCGAGGGCCTCCGCGCCGACCACGTCGGCCAGGTCCTCGTTCTGGACCGATTCGATCACCGCCCGGGCCTGGGCCGCGGTCTTGGTGCCGAAGAAGTCGAAGCCGCCCTCGACGCGGGACGCCGAGCGGCGTACGGCCGAGTACGGGGCCACCGCCGCGGCCGGCCGGCGCGCCGGGACCGTGGACGCGGTGCCCGCGGGCCCGCCCGTACGGGAATGCGCTCCACCGTCCGGCGACCCGGCCTCCAGCGCCCTGGGCTCGGCGCCCCTGCCCTCCAGCATCTTCGGCCGGGCCTGGTCCGCCTCGGCCTTGTGGGCGAGGGCCTTCATGGCCGCATGGGCCCGGGCGTAGCCGACGCTGGTGGGCGCGCCGCTCGAGGTGCGCTCCTCGGAGACCGGCGGGAGCTCCTTCGGCGCCGCCGCCGGAGCCGCGGAGGCCTCGATGGCGAGCAGCCGGCGGCCCTCCAGGGCGCTGGCGCGCTCGGTCTCGGCGGTCGCGTACCGCCGCAGCAGCGCCGCGTGTTCGCCGCGCAGCCCCGCGAGTTCGACGCGCTTGGCGCGCAGCTTCGCGTCGAGCTTGGCGCGCAGCGCCCGGGCCTCTTCGAGGTCGGACTCGAGCTCGGCTATCCGCTCCTCGGTCTTCCACTCGTCCTTGACGCGTTCGCGCGCGAGTTCCGCGACGCGGCGCCCGGCCGAGCGGTCCCAGGAGCGCATGACGACGGCGCCGGCCACGCCTGCGGCCGCCGAGAGGGCCACGAGCAGGCGTAGTGGCAAGGGTTCCGCGATCAGCCAGGCCGCGGCCGCACTGGCGACGGAGACTCCGGCCACGGTCGTCGGCGTGAGCAGCCGGTGCAGGGGTTCGGGATTGCGGTGGCGTCCACGGGGCATGGCCTGAAATTTACAGGGCGTCGGGGTCCCGTGGGGTAACTGCCCGGCAATCTGTGGCCGGGCAGTTACCCGTCATTTCTCCACCAAACCCGTAGCTACTCCTACTTCGTCAGTCCCTTCGCCTTCAGAAAGGCCTTCGCGGAGTCCGCCGGCTTCTCGCGCTGCGCGTCCACCTGCTTGTTCAGCTCGACGAGGTCGGCGGTCGTCAGGACCTTGGTGAGCTTGTCGAGGGCGGCCGCGATCTCCGGGGATCCCGCGTCCTTGGCGTTGACCACCGGCAGGACGTTGTCGGCGTTCTGGAGCTTCTTGTCGTCCTCCAGCAGGACCAGGTCGAAGCTCTCGAGGGTGGCGTCCGTGGTCGTGGTGAGCGCCAGCTGGTCCACGCCGTCCTTGACCGCCTGCTTGGCCTGCGGGGTGCCGACGCCCTTCGGGTCGATGCCGGAAACGTCGATTCCGTACGCCTTCTTCAACCCGGGCGCACAGAAGGGCCGTACGGCGCATTCGTCGCCCGCCGCGATCTTCACCTTCAGACCCGACTTGCCAAGATCGGAAAGGGTCTTCAGGTTGTTCTTCCGGGCGAATTCCTTCGATACCGCGAACGCGTTCTGGTCGACCGCCTGGCCCGCCGGCAGCGCCTTCAGGCCGAGGGGGCCGGCCAGCTTCTCCAGCCCCGCCACCGTCGCCGCCACGTCGCTCGACGCGACCGGCTTCTCCTCCGGCGCCTTCGGCCCGTTCACCTTGGCGTTGAGGAACTCCGCGAGGGTGGCCGCGTACTCCGGGACGACGTCGATCTCGCCCTTCTCCAGCGAGGGCTCGTACAGCTCGCGGTTGTTCACCGTGGTGATCGAGGTGCTGTAGCCGGCGTCCTTGAGGACCTGCGCGTACAGCTCCGCCAGCACGTTGGACTCGGTGAACCCGGCCGCACCGATCACGACCTTGCC
The Streptomyces sp. NBC_01296 DNA segment above includes these coding regions:
- a CDS encoding ABC transporter substrate-binding protein: MSKSTRVLGAVLGAAALTASLTACGGDSLEKSKDAGAAASAPSDSGSGKGKVVIGAAGFTESNVLAELYAQVLKDAGYSTSITTVNNRELYEPSLEKGEIDVVPEYAATLAEFLNAKVNGPKAPEEKPVASSDVAATVAGLEKLAGPLGLKALPAGQAVDQNAFAVSKEFARKNNLKTLSDLGKSGLKVKIAAGDECAVRPFCAPGLKKAYGIDVSGIDPKGVGTPQAKQAVKDGVDQLALTTTTDATLESFDLVLLEDDKKLQNADNVLPVVNAKDAGSPEIAAALDKLTKVLTTADLVELNKQVDAQREKPADSAKAFLKAKGLTK
- a CDS encoding arylamine N-acetyltransferase family protein, with the translated sequence MTPGVYDGYLRRLGFPRPPEPTVEALFALQRAHLERIPYENLDIQLGRPPGIDPELSARRFAAGRGGYCFHLNGAFALLLETLGFEVTRHLAGVLGASERERRDVSGDHLALTVRVGAEEYFVDAGLGDGPYEPLPLRAGMHRQGEFTYGLGPLEGDASGWRYVNEASPCPAVNILSAPATTADFEATHVRLSTQPDSGFVRTLALLRRDAHGVDTLRGRVLSRIDPVKGTNERVLDTPGEFWAVVGGLFERQLDDLTPADRATLWDRVCAAHETWLADRAQAGRAAEGAGSGS